One stretch of Candidatus Oleimmundimicrobium sp. DNA includes these proteins:
- a CDS encoding cysteine synthase family protein, with protein sequence MAENILELIGNTPVVKINKLNPNPKVTIYAKLEGFNPGGSIKDRVAKYIIEKAEESGELTKDKVIIEATSGNTGIGLALVSAVKGYKCLIVMPESMSIERRKILRAFGAEILLTSADEKMPGAIKKAEELAKDPKYFATKQFENPNNVLTHYETTSQEILKQVGKVDVFVAGIGTSGTIMGIGKRLKEVNPNVKIIGVEPRMDSKIQGLKCLDEGYVPLIYDENILSEKIIAEDEDAFRTARELAKKEGIFVGISSGIAMHEAQRQASMMDSGIVVIIFPDNGDKYLSTDLFMEV encoded by the coding sequence ATGGCTGAAAATATTCTGGAACTTATAGGAAATACTCCTGTTGTAAAAATCAACAAGTTAAATCCTAATCCCAAGGTTACTATTTACGCAAAACTTGAAGGATTTAATCCCGGTGGCTCCATTAAAGATCGGGTTGCCAAATATATAATAGAGAAGGCTGAGGAGTCCGGGGAGCTCACCAAAGACAAAGTTATTATTGAGGCAACCAGCGGGAACACCGGAATCGGTCTTGCTTTAGTTTCGGCAGTTAAAGGTTATAAATGTTTAATTGTTATGCCTGAATCCATGAGTATTGAACGCAGAAAGATTTTAAGAGCTTTTGGCGCCGAAATTCTGCTTACGTCGGCTGATGAGAAGATGCCCGGAGCTATCAAGAAAGCCGAAGAACTTGCCAAAGATCCCAAGTATTTTGCGACAAAACAATTTGAAAATCCCAACAACGTGCTTACTCATTACGAAACGACGAGTCAAGAAATCTTAAAACAGGTTGGGAAGGTGGATGTTTTTGTTGCCGGAATTGGGACAAGCGGGACAATTATGGGGATAGGCAAGAGACTTAAAGAGGTTAATCCAAACGTAAAAATTATTGGCGTTGAGCCGAGAATGGACTCAAAAATTCAAGGTCTTAAATGCTTGGATGAAGGGTATGTTCCCTTGATATATGATGAAAATATTTTAAGTGAAAAAATTATAGCTGAAGATGAAGATGCTTTTAGAACCGCCAGAGAACTTGCGAAAAAAGAGGGAATTTTTGTGGGGATTTCGTCTGGGATAGCTATGCATGAAGCGCAAAGGCAAGCGAGTATGATGGATAGCGGCATAGTGGTAATAATATTTCCGGACAACGGTGACAAATACTTAAGTACAGATTTGTTTATGGAGGTTTAG